The genomic interval CGGCGTTGCAGGTGAGCGTCACCGGCCGCACGCTGCGGTTGCGGTACCGCACCGACGTCCTGGACGCCGAGGCCGCCGCCCGCATCGCGGGCTATCACCTCACCGCGCTCACCGAGCCGGACCGGCCCATGCTGCTGTCGGACGCCGAACTCCGCTTCCAGCTCGACGAGTTGGCGGGGCCGCCGCGTGAACTGCCCGACCGGCGGGTGCACGAGCTGTTCGAGGACATGGTGGCGGTGTGCCCGGACGCGGTCGCCGCCGTGCAGGGCGACCGGCAGTTGACGTACCGGGAACTCAACTCCCGCGCGAACCAGCTGAGTCGGGCGCTGCTCTCCCGGGGACTGACCCGCGAGGGTGTCGTCGCCGTGGTGCTGGAGCGGAACCTGGACTGGATGGCCGCCGTGCTGGCCGTGTTCAAGGCGGGCGGCGTGTATCTGCCCGTCGAGCCGCACTTCCCGGCCGACCGGGTGGCGAGAGTCCTCGAACGCGCCGCGTGCGAGCTGGTGTTGACCGAGCGCGGCAGCGACGGCGCGCTGGGCGACCCGACCGACGGCACGCTCTATGTCGACGAGGCGTATTCCGAGGGCCACTCGGACGGCGATCTCGGTATCGCGGTGTCGCCGGGTCAACTCGCCTACATCTACTTCACGTCGGGCTCCACGGGTGAGCCCAAGGGCGCCATGTGCGAGCACGCGGGTTTCCTCAACCACGTGTTCGCCAAGCTGGACGACCTGGGGATCGGGGCCGGACAGGTGGTCGCGCAGACCGCGCCGCAGTGCTTCGACATCTCGCTGTGGCAGTTGGTCTGTGCGCCGCTCGTGGGCGGGCGGACGCTGCTGGTGGGGCAGGACGTGATCCTGGACGTGGCGCGGTTCGTCGACACGATCGAGGCGGGGCGCGTGAACGTGCTCCAGGTCGTGCCGTCGTATCTGGAGGCCGTGCTGGCCGAGTTGGAGCGGCAGCCGCGTGAACTCCCCGATCTGCGCTGTGTGTCGGTCACCGGGGAGGCTGTGAAGAAGGAGCTCGTGGACCGCTGGTTCGCGGCGCGACCCGGGGTGCGGCTCGTCAACGCCTATGGCCTGACGGAGACTTCGGACGACACCAACCACGAGGTCATGGACCGGGCACCGGACGGCGACCGCGTCCCGCTCGGCCGGCCCGTCGCCAATGTGCGGGTGTATGTCGTCGACGAGGATCTGGTGCCCGTGCCGCTGGGGGCGCCCGGCGAGATCGTGTTCTCCGGTGTGTGCGTGGGCCGGGGGTACGTCAACGATCCCGAGCGGACGAGGGCCGCCTTCACCGAGGACCCGTACCGGCCCGGTGAGCGGCTGTACCGCAGCGGTGACCACGGGCGCTGGCGGCCGGACGGGAAGCTGGAGTTCCTGGGGCGCCGGGACAGCCAGGTGAAGATCCGCGGCTTCCGTATCGAGATCGGCGAGATCGAGAACGCGCTGCTGCGGGTGGACGGGGTGCGGGACGGCGCGGTCGTCGTCGTGCGCGGGACACAGCTGGTGGCGTTCTGCACCGGCCCGCTGCCCGTCGAGGCCGGCGCGGTGCGGTCCACGCTCGCCGAGTCGCTGCCCGCGTACATGGTGCCGTCGGTCGTGCACTGGCGGGCGAGCCTGCCGCTGACCGCCAACGGCAAGACCGACCGCAGGACGCTCACCGCGCTCGCCGGTGACCTGGACGCCGTGGGCGACGGGCCGGACACGCCCGCCGAGCGGCGGCTGGCGGCGGCCTGGGCGGTGGTGCTCGGCATCCCGGCCGAGCGGATCGGCCGCCAGGACCACTTCTTCGACCGCGGCGGCACCTCGCTGGCCGCGGTGAAGCTGGCGGTCGCCCTCGACCGGGCGATCAGCCTCAAGGACGTCACCCGACACCCGGTCCTCGCGGACCTGGCCGGACTGCTGGACCCGCCCGTCTCCTCCTGAGACCCGCCGCACCCCCGGCCGAATGATCGACAGCACCACCGAAAGGAACACCGAGATGTCGCTCTCTTCCGCGACTCTGCTCAACTCCGTCGCCCTGAGCCCGGACAGTCCACCGCTGCTGCACGCCGACGTCGGCTCAGACCCGGTCGGCTGGGCCGCCGGGCACCGTGCGGCGCTGCGGTCCGTCGTCGCCGAGCA from Streptomyces sp. NBC_01288 carries:
- a CDS encoding non-ribosomal peptide synthetase, yielding MEIIPRWTLTPVPGVAEYEVSLPDGPLIEPAALKVAHAKVLGALSGEPAEEDPALQVSVTGRTLRLRYRTDVLDAEAAARIAGYHLTALTEPDRPMLLSDAELRFQLDELAGPPRELPDRRVHELFEDMVAVCPDAVAAVQGDRQLTYRELNSRANQLSRALLSRGLTREGVVAVVLERNLDWMAAVLAVFKAGGVYLPVEPHFPADRVARVLERAACELVLTERGSDGALGDPTDGTLYVDEAYSEGHSDGDLGIAVSPGQLAYIYFTSGSTGEPKGAMCEHAGFLNHVFAKLDDLGIGAGQVVAQTAPQCFDISLWQLVCAPLVGGRTLLVGQDVILDVARFVDTIEAGRVNVLQVVPSYLEAVLAELERQPRELPDLRCVSVTGEAVKKELVDRWFAARPGVRLVNAYGLTETSDDTNHEVMDRAPDGDRVPLGRPVANVRVYVVDEDLVPVPLGAPGEIVFSGVCVGRGYVNDPERTRAAFTEDPYRPGERLYRSGDHGRWRPDGKLEFLGRRDSQVKIRGFRIEIGEIENALLRVDGVRDGAVVVVRGTQLVAFCTGPLPVEAGAVRSTLAESLPAYMVPSVVHWRASLPLTANGKTDRRTLTALAGDLDAVGDGPDTPAERRLAAAWAVVLGIPAERIGRQDHFFDRGGTSLAAVKLAVALDRAISLKDVTRHPVLADLAGLLDPPVSS